Proteins found in one Candidatus Nitrospira nitrificans genomic segment:
- a CDS encoding chemotaxis protein CheW, which translates to MIPIDELPRLHSDSVPGQAKSTESLRVCLVALGDETFAIDVRQVREVFEPKSITPVPGMPAALVGVTNLRGTIIPLTDLRNALGISASVMPKYAVVIRQGMQQVGILVQEVPEIRTIQSDDLVAPSTRTAAERRPMISAFFKTENKLSAILELSRLLASIEGTADDQRSHHHGKER; encoded by the coding sequence ATGATTCCCATAGACGAATTGCCTCGACTGCATTCCGATTCAGTCCCGGGACAGGCGAAATCCACCGAATCATTGCGGGTGTGTCTCGTCGCATTGGGAGATGAAACGTTCGCCATTGATGTCCGTCAGGTCCGTGAGGTCTTCGAACCCAAGTCGATCACGCCTGTGCCGGGAATGCCTGCGGCGCTGGTCGGTGTCACCAATCTACGAGGCACCATCATTCCCCTTACCGATTTGAGAAACGCATTAGGCATATCCGCATCCGTCATGCCGAAATACGCGGTGGTGATTCGTCAGGGCATGCAACAGGTCGGCATCCTGGTCCAAGAAGTTCCTGAAATTCGCACCATTCAGTCGGATGATTTGGTGGCTCCCTCGACTCGCACGGCGGCTGAAAGGCGTCCCATGATTTCTGCGTTCTTCAAAACCGAGAACAAACTGAGCGCGATATTAGAATTGTCTCGACTATTGGCCTCCATAGAGGGAACGGCCGATGACCAGAGGTCACACCATCATGGTAAGGAACGATGA
- a CDS encoding response regulator — protein MSKIMVVDDSYAELQLIESYLKTAQHTVVSFSSADGLEDKIVSEKPDLIVLDVVMPGRNGFQACRDLKSDARFKNIPIVLCTSKGQESDKFWGQQQGANGHVVKPFKSEELLHAVKHALS, from the coding sequence ATGAGCAAAATCATGGTTGTCGATGACTCGTACGCGGAACTGCAATTGATCGAGTCGTATCTGAAGACTGCCCAACATACCGTTGTCTCGTTCTCCAGCGCCGATGGATTGGAGGATAAGATTGTTTCTGAAAAACCGGACCTGATCGTCTTGGATGTGGTGATGCCGGGTCGAAATGGATTTCAGGCATGCAGGGATCTGAAAAGCGATGCTCGCTTCAAGAACATTCCGATCGTGCTCTGCACCTCCAAAGGGCAGGAAAGCGACAAGTTCTGGGGGCAGCAACAGGGGGCGAACGGACATGTGGTGAAACCCTTCAAATCAGAGGAGCTTCTGCATGCCGTGAAGCACGCACTGAGCTGA